ATCTGGTATCCAGATACGTTTTTGTCTTTCTTCCATGTAACTGTTAATTTTTTCTTTCCTGCTTTTACTTTTGCTGTCTGTTTCTTAACTGTTACTTTTTTGACTGGTTTTACAGCTGGTTTTGTCGCTGTTGTTGTAGCTGCAGGCTTTGTTGCTGTTGTTGTAGCATCTGATGGCTTTGTTGCTGTTGTATCAAACTTATATGGTACATATGTATCATCAATATCATATTTCACTACACCATTTTCTGTATAATATGTTACTGCATCAATTGTTTTTCCCATCATAGATTTATAATGTTCTCCAGAAATTGGGCAACCATGAGACTGTGTTGTAAATCCTGTTCCCCATGCAAATTCTGTCCCTTTCCAGATATTTTCTACATGTCTTAATCCATATTGTGTTCCATCAGTTGTTGTGATCACTGCTGCAAGAACTTTCGTATTCCCACTGATCTGATCACTATCCGCAACCTTATCAAAGTTTAAATTTAATTGATAATCTCCATACTTAGATGATGTCTTAAACTTCTCAATCGCTGCACCTTCTACTGTTTTTTCAGTTGCTGTAGTCTTGCCAAAAGAATAAGATCCATCTTCATTTACAGTTAATTCTTTATAGTACGCTGGTGCTGTTGTACCTAATTCATAATATGAATAATCTGCACTTTCAAATAAAGCATCTTTGCCTTTATATTCTGTTGTTGTTTCTTTTCCTTTCATATTTACTGTAATTGAAACTTTAGAAGCGTCTGTAATTTTTGTTAATTTAGATAGATCTGTTCCTGCTTTGATCTTTACAGGATAAGTGATTCCTGAAATATGCTCTCCAGTATTGTCTGCATGATAAGATCCATTGGCTAATGTACTTTTTGTTTTTGTCTTTGTTGCTGAAGTTGTCGCATCTACTTTTACATCATTTTTATTTAATTCTGCCTTATAAAAATCAGCATATGGGATATTCATCAACACATATATATCTTGTTCCTTATTCGTTTCATCTGCCTTAACAACAGATATACCATTATTAAATACTGCTGGCACACTTACAGGTCCTGCCAACATTGCAGCAGCCATAGCTACTGTTAAACCTTTTTTCCACATTCCTTTTCTCATGTGAACCTCCTTCAAGTTATAATAGTTAATAGCTTCATACAAAAATATAAGTACTGAAATATCTTTGTATATTTATCTTGATTTTTGCATATTCCGAATCTAATTGAGAATTTTTCGCATTTAGTTAGTTTTAGCTAACTGTCATTTTTTAAGAAAGGTGCCTTTATAAGTGATCAGACACCTTGCTATTTCGTCAATTATCTTACAAACTTTGTGCAAAAATACAGACTCCAATAAATAATACAAGCTTCAGGAGAATGATAACGATTTCGTTACCTTTTAATTTCTTACCTGAACCCAAATGGATGTTTTGTTTTGGGCACACATCCACACATTGCATACAGTAGATACATTCCCCGCCATTCTTCTGGTCCCTTTTGATCTGATAATCTACAGGGCACTTAATCTCACATGCACGGCACTTTGGAATGCAGTTGCTTCGGTCTCTGTCGAGTACGGAAAACGGCAATGTCGGTAACCATGCAAAGATTGCTCCCATTGGACATAGATATTGGCAGAAAAATCTTTCTTTAAGGCACATACCTACCAGTATAAGTACAAAGATGACCCATCCGGCTAAATAACTGGCGTCTGGAATCTTACCTGTGTACAACATGGAAAATACTTCCCAAGGACTGGTTCCATGGAACTTTTTTGTAAATCCTAATGCATAAATCAGCATTAAGACTAATAACACTATATATTTCATTTTCTGAAGTTTCCGTCCTGTTTCTTCTGATACCCACGGAAGCTTCTTTTTTACTTTTTTCTGAATCCATTGGGATAGGGCATACATTCCATCTCCCAAGGTTCCAAATGCACAAGCATAGCCACAGAAGAATCTGCCAAACAAAATAGTGAATCCGCATAATGCGATCAGCATTACAAGAAATGCATTATGTTCGATCGGCTTGCCTGCCCTGATCTGTTCGATCACATACCTCACACCAGAAAATGCTGATGTATATAACGCCGGCATCCATAGGAAAAAGATGATCTGGATGATCTGCCGGGCGAGACGTCTTATATCTCTCTTTTGTCTAAGGTTCATTATGACGCCTCCTTCAAAGCATTTCGTACCGCTGCAATAATACCTTTTGAACTGTATGTCGCTCCACTTGCTACATCAACATCGGCTGTCTGCTTTTGTTTCATTGTATCTATGATTTTTTTTGCATTATTAAAATATGCACTGTCTTCATTTTTCGCTTCTTTAATCTGAATGTCATCGATAGAACCATTTTTTATGGTTACACTCACAACAATCTGACCACCGAATCCCTGGCCGCTGCCTTCATAGGTTCCGTCTTTCCATGAACCCAAACCACTGTTCTCAGCTGCGATCTTCGCTTCTTTTTCTGCTCGGATCGTTGCAATATTATGATATGCAAAACATACTCCAACGATCAGCACAAGGTTTAGAAGTTTCATTAAGAAATGCTTATATTGTTTTAATTGTTTCATATCTCTTTCTTGTTCCTCTACCTATTGGTTAATCTTTGAAATTGCGTTCTTATATGCATTGATCAAGGCATTGCTTGAACATGTTGCTCCTGTTACCACGTCATAATTTTTTGAAGTATCCAATCCATTTGCGATCAATTGAGGAACTATCTTTTTTTCCGCATCCTTATACCATGATTGCATGCTTTTATCTGACCATTTTATATTTTGGATTCCTTTTACTTTTCCATCAGATGAAACTACAACTTCTAAAGTAAGATCATATGCGTCAAAATCTCCATCTTCATCTGGCTCACATACTGCACTTCCTGTATACGTTTGATCTGTCGGTGTTGTTGGTACAGTTGTTGTATTATCCTCAGATGAATTATCAGTATTCGTATTATTATCATTTGTACTATTGTTCGTATTATTTGTTTCTACTGTAGTTTCCGTATCTTTTTTCGCCAATGCTTTCTTTAATGCATCTCTGACTGCTTCCATGATACCTTTTGAACTATATGTAGCACCACTAACTGCATCAACTTTATCTGTATTAGCTGATTGTACCGCGATAATACTAAATGGCACTTCAGACCATGCACGTTCAAAATATGCTGCATCATCTTTCTCATTTTTCACAAGTTTGATCTCTACGATCTTGCTCTTCTTGATACGAACACTGACAGTGATCTTTCCTCTGAATCCTGTTCCAGTTCCTTCGTAAACACCATCTTTGTATGTTCCTGATACTTTCTCTGTTGTATCTTTCTTCGTTGTGTCCTTTGTTGTAGATGTAGAACTACTGTCACTAGATGATTTATTAACGGCCGCTTTGCTTAACGCATTACGCACGGCTTTGATAATACCATTGGAACTAAATGTAGCCCCACTGACAGCATCTACATTTGTGCTCTGCTTCTTAACCATCAATGGAAGTAAAATACCTTTTGCACGGTTAAAATACGCTGCATCATCATGATTTTCCAAAATTTTAATTGATTTGATCTTATTCTTTTTGATCGTCACAGAAACTTTTACAGTACCATGATATCCAGCGGCTGTACCAATAAATGTACCATCTTTGTATGTTCCTGATTCATCCGCTGTACCAACACTTCCTGCAGATTTTGCAGAAGATCCGCCTGCTTTTGCAGATGATTTATCTTCTTCCCCTGTTAACGCATTTTTTACTGCCTTAATGATTCCATTTGAACTGTAAGTTGCTCCACTGACAACATCAACTTTTAATGACTGCTTTGCCAGAATATTTTTGATCACACCTGCTGATGCACGATTGAAAAATGCGGCATCATCGGAATTACTTAATACTTTGATTGCTGTGATCTTATGATCTTTTACAGTAACTGAAACCTTTACCAAACCACGATATCCGTTTGCCTGTCCTTCATAAGTTCCATCCTTGATCTTGCTTAGATCAATATCCCCAGCATTTGCTTTCTTTGTTTTCTTTTTCGCTTGTGTCGTTGCAGCTTCTACCTGATTTTCAGAATTATTTTTTGATTTTTCTGACTTTGGTGCCGTATATCCAAAAACACTGTTTCCAACCAGACTGATCACAAAAATCGCAGGCACAAACTGAATCAGATTGACTTTCTTTAACTGATCAATGATCTTCATTTTTGTTTTTCCTTCTCTCTTTCTATCTGTTAACGTTTTATTTTTTTATTACTGTAAAATCACTATCTGAACTAAAATGATCTTTGATTCCCTGTGAAATATATACCTTATTATTTTCATCAACAAGGATCATATTGAATTCTTTGCTGTGTTCCTGCCAGTAAGAAGTAGCTTTATCCTTCCCCATAACAAACAATGTTGTTGACAATGTATCAGATAATGTACCATTTTTACTGATGATCGTTACTGATTTCAGATCTTTTTCGGATGGTTTTCCAGTTGCTGGATCAATGATATGATGATATGTTTTCCCATCTTTCTCAAAGTATCTTTCATATGCTCCAGATGTAATGACTGCTTCATCAGCAGCTTCATATGCACCGATCATACTTTCTGTATCATCTGGTGACTGCACTCCGACTTTCCATCGGCTTCCATCTGTTTTTGTTCCGATTGCCTGTACGTTACCACCAAGACTGATCACACCGCTTTTCACACCATCCTTTTTATAGATTTTTGCAATTCTTTGTGATGTGTATCCTTTAGCAATTCCTCCAAGATCAATCTTCATATTTTTCTCTAATGTCACAACATTTGTTTTCTTATTAATTTTGATTTTCTGACTATTTACGTTTTTCAGAAGTTTCTGAATTTCTCTGTCCGATGGCACACGATATTTCTGTGTCGGAAATCCCCATAATTCCACGATCGGATAGATAGAAATATCAAAAGCATCGTTTGATTCTTTTGATTTTTTCTTTGCAAATTCGATCAATTCTAATGTCTCATCAGATACTTTCATTTTTTTCTTCTGATTCAGCTGATAGATCTCACTGTTTTTATCTACCGCTGACCATAGCTGATCTAATCGCTCAATCTCACTCTTAGCATCATCCACTGCTTTTTGTGCATTCTTTCCATATGCTTTCAGATTCATATAGGTGTCCATGGCAAAAACTTGCACACTTGCCTCCTGTGTACTTACTTCACTACTTGTCTCTGTCTTCTTTGCGTCCTGTTTCTTGGCACATCCAGCAAACGATAATACCCCTAAAACACTGATCGTCGCTATACATATTAACTTTTTTAGTTTCATTTATTTCATCCTTCTAGGTTAGTACTTGCTAACCTATAGTTTATAATTTTTCTGCTTTTGTTTCAAGGATAGTACTTGAGGTTTTTTTTCATTAAGAAAATACTTTGCCATTCTATAGTAGTTTTATATAAAAAAGGTTCAAAAAAGGAACTGTCTTTTCTGACAATTCCTTTTTTGACGTTCTATTCTAACCGTTATTTCTTAATCTCATAGTATCCATTTGTCTTCTTAGTACGCTTGCTTACTTTGACATAATACATTCCTTTTTTCTTTGGAAGCTTTACTGTCTTTTCTAAGTGTTTTGCAGATGTTTTTACTGTCTTAACTGGTTTTTTCTTACCTCTCTCATAGATCGTAAACTTAAATCCACCTTGATCTGCAACTGTTAAAATCTTCAATTTGCTTTGCTTTTTGCTAGATTTTACAGATACTTTATACCAACGGGCTGCTTTTTCATTCATTGTATACATCTCTGTTGCATTTAGATTCTTTGCTTTGGATTTCTTATAGGCAACTTTCTTTTTGGCATAATTTTTTGTCGTATACAACATTGTATTGAGCTGCTCTTTTGGAGCCTTCAATACTAGACGGTAGTTTCCTTTACTAAGTCCATAACCTACTGCAATCTGTGTTTCGTCTTCGTTTGTTGGTTTAAATGACTTTGTTCTTCCGATTGTGATCCATTTTCCTTTTTCATTTTTCTGAACTTTATAGCTTGTATTTCCACCATCTTCTACCATGGATGCAACAACAAAACCTGCAAATCCTCTTTTTGTCATTTTAAATGTGTGATAAGTTTCTTTTTCTTCACCTTTTTGCATATTGAGGTCGTTTTTTGCTAACCCACCACATTCATTTTGTAATACGTAAGCTGTGATCAATCCTTCTTTACAGTTCTTTGGAAACTCTATATAATAAGTTTCTCCTGCATTTACCTGCGCCTTTACATAGGACAGTGGCAATTTCTTGATCATTTTTTTATTGGAATCATATAGAATTGCTTCCTGTTTATTATCCCCAACAACTGCCAGTCCTAAAGCTCCTGATTCTACTGGAGTGAGCTTGATCAGATCTGGATTTTTAAAATAATTCTGATCATAATATTTGATCCCGCCAGTCAGCGCATAATATAAGGCATCTTCAAGAGTTCCAAATTTGTATGCTTTAATTTCTTTTTGATTCCATTCTTCCGGCTCTGTTTTTCTTGCTGTTTTCTTCATTACTGTTTTACTCGGAAAATATGATGTAGCTGCTTTTGATACTAAGCCATCCGCTGCTGATACTTTAACCTGCGGACACAGCATCGCTGCTGATATGACTGCTGCCATAAGAATACGAAATGACCTACTTTTCATTTTTTTCATCCAGTTTCCCTCCTTGTGATTCTTAATATGTATACGTTCCCAAATAATATGCCCCCGTTGTTTTGCTTGTAAGTTTCGTAACTTTCACATAATATGCTCCTTTTTTCTTTGGAAGTTTTACTGTCTTAACTTTATCATTCTTTGTGACTTTTACTGTTTTTAACCGTTTTCCTTTTTGATAAACACAGAATTTAAAACCTCCACCCACAGAATCTTTGGACAATGTAACTGCTTTTCTTTTTTTGGTAGATGAAACAGAAGCCTTATACCAACGCGCTGCTTTTTCTGTGGAAGTATATATACTGTCAATATCTGATTTTAGATTGATCGCTTTTGATTTCTTATAGGCTGCCTTTTTCTTTGATTTGTCCCTTGTATATTCTATATTAATGATCTGATCTTTTGGTGTTTTTAATGCCAGACGATATTTTCCTGCCTCTAATCCATAGAGCAATGCACTGTCATATTTATCTGGTTTTACCGTTGTGCCATATCCGACTTTTTTCCATGTCCCATTTACATTTTTCTCAATGTATACTCCAACTTTTTCATGTTTCTTTCCGATGGATGTAATATCAAATTGTACTTTTGAGCGTTTCGCTACGGAAAATGGATGATAGGTTGTTGTCCCTTTTCCAAGTTCATAATAACTTTTCTGATTCGCCATGGAAGTAAATTCGGTTTTGATCACACCAGTTAAAATGATCACTTTGTCTATCTTCTCTGGCAGTTTTACATAAAATTCATCTCCTGTTTTCACGATACCTACATATTCTTTGTCCCCGCCATCATTTAAATTATTTACTATAATTCTTTTCTTTGACGCATCATATACTGGTATTTTTGTCTCATCGTTACTTACGACACCAACCATAAACAGCCCTGGATCTGCAACTTTAATCTTTACCCAGCGGTCACTGCCTTTATAATTCTTATTATATAAATGCATTCCACCGCTCACCAGATATTTCATCATGTCTACTTCTGAATCAAACTGATATGCAGTCAATTCCTCTTTGTTCCATTCTTCTGGTTCAACATATCTGGCTGTCTTTTTCTGTGTTATCTTGTCTGTATTAATATTTGTCCTTACATTTGCAGATACTGATGGGCTACACATTGCAATGCTTAAACCTGCTGCTATCAGAACTGCTCCCATTTTCTTGATTCCCCTTCTTGCCATAAAAATTCCTCCTTATATTTTGATTTGGATTAATAATACCCTATTTCATACGTTCCATTTGTTTTCTTTGTAAGCTTTGAGATTCTGATATAATATGTTCCTTTTTTCTTTGGCATTTTCGCTATCTTCGCATTTGCATTTCCTGTTACCTTAATTGTTTTAATTGCTTTTTTCTTTCCCTTTTTATAAATTGTAAACTTGTATCCTCCAGAAACCGTGTTCTTTCCAAGATTCAGAATTCTTTTCTTCTTTGTAGATGTAATACTTATTTTATACCATCTTGAAGTTTTCTCTCCTGTTGTATATATATTCGATGTTTGTCCATCCAGTTTGATCTTCTTTGCTTTTGATTTCTTATATGCTACCTTTTTACTTTTAGAACTGCTTGTATATGAGACTGCATTTAACTGTGTTGTCGGTGCTTTGATCGCCAGGCGATATTCACCTTTAGTCAATCCATGAACAAAATCATCATCATAAGATGCTGGCTTGATCTTTACCGTATCATCGATTCTTTTCCATTGTCCGTTTTCTTTCTTTTCGATGTGTGCATAAGTGATCTCACTGTTTCGATCGATCGCTGAAATGTTAAATTCCACCGCAGATCTCTTCTTAATTGAAAATGGATGATATGTGGTACTTCCAGTTCCTGATTCATAATAAGTATCTGATGCTTTCATAGATCCAAATCCATCTTTGATCACACCTGTTGTCACAAATATTTTATCGATTTTTTCTGGCATTTGAAGATAGAAGACCTCACCTGCTTTTGCAAGCCTTCCATATTCCAGGTCTCCATCAGATGTCGTTTGAGCTAAAACTTTCTCCTTCGTTGAATCATAGAGATTTATCTTCTGCGATCTATTTCCATCTGTTTGTGTTGCAATTGTAAAATACCCTGAATCTGCAACCGTAATTTTGACCATATGATCCTTTTCCTGAAATTTATCATTGTATAGATGTGTACCACCTGTCTGAAGATAATCTTCAAATTTATCTGTAGATTCAAACTGATATGCTGTGATTTCTGTATAATTCCATTCTTTTGGAGTCGTATATCTCTCTTGCATTTGCATTCTCTGTCCCGCATAAACTATCATCTTGGGACAACTCATAGATACTCCGATCACTGCTGTCATCATTAATGTTGCTGTTTTCTTTAAAATCTTTCTCATGTCTATCATCTCTCCTACTTGATCATTCTATTACTTCATTATTCGTCACAAATAACCTGATCCATCAAAATATCATGCTCCTCTGTCGGTACCTGATCCATCATTAACTCTTTATAACATACCAGAATCTTTGGAAATGTTACTCCATCTAAAAAACGGTCATAGAATCCTGCTCCATGTCCAAGTCTACGGCCTTCTCTATCTGCACTTACACAAGGTATTACCGCCATATCAATCTTCTCTTTCGATAAGATTGGACACCTTCTGGATGGTTCCATGATTCCATATGCCCCTTCCTCAAAATCATCTAAAGCATGAATCTGTCTCACTTCCATGATTCCTTTCCCAATACACAATGGAACTCCGACATTCTTCCCCTGTTTCAGTGCCGATGCTATCAGCTGCCATGTATCAACTTCATTTTTCATACTTGCATAACAAAAAATAGTTTTTGCCTCTTGAAATTCTTTTAACTCTTTTACCTGTTCAAAAATCGACTGATCTGCTTTTTCTATATAATTTTTGTCTAATTTTTTCATCCATTCTTTTACTTGTTGTCTTGCTTCTTTTTTCGTCATGATGTCCTCCAGTTTTTATAAAATTACGCACAAAAAATGAACCTAATTTCTTAGGTTCATTTTATCATAATTTTCTTTCATTGTATGCTATTTCATTATAATGTTTTATATAATTCCATAATCTTCTCGCCAGTTGCAACATCTTCTGAAAATGCAGTCGCACTTCCTGCTGCTGTCCCCATCTTCAGTGCTTCATTATAATCTCCATTACTTCTTAAATATCCTGTGATAAATCCTGCTACCATGGAATCTCCAGCTCCTACAGAGTTCTTAACTTCTCCTTTTGGACAAGGTGTTACATGAACTTCTCCTTCTTCTGTGATCAGGATTGCTCCATCTCCTGCCATGGAAACTAACACATTTCTTGCGCCTTTTTCCTGAAGTTTCTTTGCATACTCAACAATCTCATCATTTGTCTTTAGCACAACATCAAACATTTCTCCTAATTCATGATTGTTTGGTTTGATCAGGAATGGATGATATTTTAATACGTTTAACAACAAGTCTTTTGTTGCATCTACAACGATTCGGATATCTTTTCCCTGCAGACGTCCCATGATTCTTTCATATACATCTGATGGAAGTGTTGCTGGAATACTTCCTGCAAGAACTAAAATATCTCCATCTTCTAATTCATCTAATTTCTTAAACATCTGCTCTAATTCATCATCATGAATAACTGGTCCTAATCCATTGATCTCACTTTCTTCGTTGGATTTTACCTTAACATTGATACGTGTCATTCCTTCACGGACTCTGATAAAATCTGGTTTAAATCCAAGTTCTTTCGCTCCTGATTCAATAACATCTCCTGTAAATCCAGCTATAAATCCAAGTCCTACACTATCTACTCCAAGATTAGCAAGCAGATGAGATACATTAATACCTTTTCCTCCACAGAAAATGTATTCTCTTGTTGTCCTGTTAACCTGTCCTAATGTCAGGTTATCTACTTTAATTACATAATCGATTGCTGGATTAAATGTTACTGTATAAATCATGAAAATACCTCCTCAATGTTTGTGATTCTTTTGAACTCTTTGTTTTCTAAATGATCTGTAATGATCTCTGCCTTCTTTAAATCTGCAAATTTAATAGTTGAGATCACATTGAATTTGCTTGCATCCGAAAGAATATATGTTTTCTGGCACTGTTCCATCGCTTTCTTCTTAACTGCTGCCTCTTTCTGATCTGGCGTTGTAAATCCCTGCTTCAGATCAATCCCATTTGTTCCGAAAAAGCCCTTAGTAAAGTTATATTTATCAAGCTGTTCTAATGCTTCTTCTCCAACCAATGCTTCTGTTACCGCTTTAATCTCGCCTCCGATCAAATGGACCTTAAATCCTGCGTTCATCAGTTTTCTCGCATGTGTGATCCCATTTGTCACATAAATAACGTCATATTCTCTGAGATAATCTAACATCATTTCTGTCGTTGTTCCTGCATCAAGATACACGATATCTTCTTTTTTGATCAAAGATGCTGCATATTTTGCAATCTTTCGCTTCTCTTCCTGGTGTTTCTTTGACTTGGTTATAACTTCTTCTTCTCTTGATAACACAGATTTGATCGCAGTAGCTCCTCCATGAACCTTGATCAAAAGACCTTGTCGGTTTAATTCCGTTAAATCCCTTCGTATCGTGGACTCTGAGGTGTTCAGTTTTTCTGTCAGTTCTACCACGGTGACTGACTGTTTCTCTCTTAAAATCTCTAAAATGCGTTCAAATCGCTCTTGCGCTAACACAATATCACCTCTTTTCGCTTTTATTTAAGTATATCACAATTTCAATCATAGTCAATCATTTTCTTTTATTTTCAATCATGTATATTCTTCATAGTTTGTTCAGGTTTTCAAAATAATTTGAACACATTTGATTTTTATACTAATGAACATAAGGAGGTACTGTAAAATTAAATGCTTCCAAACAGACATTAACCGGTAACATTATTAATAGCTCAAAAAAAGAAATGACAGATTTGGATCTTCTGTCATTTCTTTCTCTATTTTTCTTTCAGCATACTCTTGCTTCCTAGATAAGTTGCGATCATATATCCAATATAAATTACGATCACAAGGATCAATGACTGTACTGCTGCTTGCGTTATATTGATCTGTCCCAATGTTGATATCAGGATTTTTGCTGTTTTAATTCCTACATATGAATGAACCAATGCCAAACTTAATGGCAAACAGAAGTATAAGATGATCTGTGCTTTGATCGCGTGATTGATCATTTTTTGTGAAGTTCCGATTTTACTTAATAATTTGTATTTTTCAATATTATCTGCATTCTCACTCAATTGCTGTAATGCAAGTACCGCTGCACATGTAATTAAAAATACAAGACCGATATATATTGCAATGTATGTAATGATCGTACTTAACCCAGTACTCTGTTCATATACTTCCTCTTTTGAAATTATCGCTGAATATGGTGAATTTGGCATCTTACTATTTATGATCATCTGCTTTAAATATTCCGTATATTTTCTTGATACTTTCTGTGCATTTCCCTTCCAGTTCAGATTTAAATATAATGTAGAATGATCAATCTTTAATGACTGGATAATTTCATCATTTAAAATGACTGTTCCCATATCTGTTTTAGCTGCTGTTACCATATATGTATCTTTTTGTAAGCCATATTTCATTTTATATGTTTTTCCATCCAATGTAAGTTTTTGCTTATCACTAGCTGCCTTTTCCATTATCGGTATCAGATTGCCATAATCACAATTCAATATATATTCATCTGATTTCAAGGTTAATTCTTTTTCTCCGATTGCTTTTCGGATTTTATTATATTCAGATAGTTTTGCAAAAGTTAGTGGAGTTTCATAAATTTTCTTCACATAATCTTTTGTATAATCTGAATACTTTTCTCTTCCCTTTAATAATGGCTCCATTTTATATCTGCATTTGCGAAATGTACCATTCTGATATATTGTGATCGGTAAAATTTCTTTTGCATCTTTTTTGATCGTTAATCCAAGATCATCTAATTTCTTTATAAACTTTTGCTGCTGTTCTTCCTGATATCCTTTTTCCGATAATCCATAAAAAGTACAATCAAACTTTGTCATATCTTCTAAATCTGTTTTCACTGAAGACGCCAATCCACTTCCTGTCGCAAACGCACTGATTGCTAAAAACAGCATCAAACACAGCATTGACATAGAAACAAATGTTGTGGTAATCTTTGAATTGATCTGTCTTAGCACAAACATATTTAATCCATTATAATAAAATTTCTTACTTCTTTTTGCCAATTCTAATAAGAATCCTGATAACGAAAAGAAGAAGAGAAATGTTCCTGCTACACCAAGTAATACGCTGATCTTAAAATCATTGTCCACAGCAAGCATCTGGTTTTTTTGAATTAAATGATATGCTATTCCAAGAATCCCAATAGA
The sequence above is drawn from the Anaerostipes hadrus ATCC 29173 = JCM 17467 genome and encodes:
- a CDS encoding fibronectin type III domain-containing protein, which codes for MRKGMWKKGLTVAMAAAMLAGPVSVPAVFNNGISVVKADETNKEQDIYVLMNIPYADFYKAELNKNDVKVDATTSATKTKTKSTLANGSYHADNTGEHISGITYPVKIKAGTDLSKLTKITDASKVSITVNMKGKETTTEYKGKDALFESADYSYYELGTTAPAYYKELTVNEDGSYSFGKTTATEKTVEGAAIEKFKTSSKYGDYQLNLNFDKVADSDQISGNTKVLAAVITTTDGTQYGLRHVENIWKGTEFAWGTGFTTQSHGCPISGEHYKSMMGKTIDAVTYYTENGVVKYDIDDTYVPYKFDTTATKPSDATTTATKPAATTTATKPAVKPVKKVTVKKQTAKVKAGKKKLTVTWKKDKNVSGYQIKIATKKNFKGAKTYTVKSYKTYKKVIKKLKAKKKYFVKVRAYKTVGKSKVYGAYSAVRSCKVK
- a CDS encoding FMN-binding protein, which codes for MKIIDQLKKVNLIQFVPAIFVISLVGNSVFGYTAPKSEKSKNNSENQVEAATTQAKKKTKKANAGDIDLSKIKDGTYEGQANGYRGLVKVSVTVKDHKITAIKVLSNSDDAAFFNRASAGVIKNILAKQSLKVDVVSGATYSSNGIIKAVKNALTGEEDKSSAKAGGSSAKSAGSVGTADESGTYKDGTFIGTAAGYHGTVKVSVTIKKNKIKSIKILENHDDAAYFNRAKGILLPLMVKKQSTNVDAVSGATFSSNGIIKAVRNALSKAAVNKSSSDSSSTSTTKDTTKKDTTEKVSGTYKDGVYEGTGTGFRGKITVSVRIKKSKIVEIKLVKNEKDDAAYFERAWSEVPFSIIAVQSANTDKVDAVSGATYSSKGIMEAVRDALKKALAKKDTETTVETNNTNNSTNDNNTNTDNSSEDNTTTVPTTPTDQTYTGSAVCEPDEDGDFDAYDLTLEVVVSSDGKVKGIQNIKWSDKSMQSWYKDAEKKIVPQLIANGLDTSKNYDVVTGATCSSNALINAYKNAISKINQ
- a CDS encoding DeoR/GlpR family DNA-binding transcription regulator, coding for MLAQERFERILEILREKQSVTVVELTEKLNTSESTIRRDLTELNRQGLLIKVHGGATAIKSVLSREEEVITKSKKHQEEKRKIAKYAASLIKKEDIVYLDAGTTTEMMLDYLREYDVIYVTNGITHARKLMNAGFKVHLIGGEIKAVTEALVGEEALEQLDKYNFTKGFFGTNGIDLKQGFTTPDQKEAAVKKKAMEQCQKTYILSDASKFNVISTIKFADLKKAEIITDHLENKEFKRITNIEEVFS
- the pfkB gene encoding 1-phosphofructokinase, giving the protein MIYTVTFNPAIDYVIKVDNLTLGQVNRTTREYIFCGGKGINVSHLLANLGVDSVGLGFIAGFTGDVIESGAKELGFKPDFIRVREGMTRINVKVKSNEESEINGLGPVIHDDELEQMFKKLDELEDGDILVLAGSIPATLPSDVYERIMGRLQGKDIRIVVDATKDLLLNVLKYHPFLIKPNNHELGEMFDVVLKTNDEIVEYAKKLQEKGARNVLVSMAGDGAILITEEGEVHVTPCPKGEVKNSVGAGDSMVAGFITGYLRSNGDYNEALKMGTAAGSATAFSEDVATGEKIMELYKTL
- a CDS encoding 4Fe-4S binding protein, whose product is MNLRQKRDIRRLARQIIQIIFFLWMPALYTSAFSGVRYVIEQIRAGKPIEHNAFLVMLIALCGFTILFGRFFCGYACAFGTLGDGMYALSQWIQKKVKKKLPWVSEETGRKLQKMKYIVLLVLMLIYALGFTKKFHGTSPWEVFSMLYTGKIPDASYLAGWVIFVLILVGMCLKERFFCQYLCPMGAIFAWLPTLPFSVLDRDRSNCIPKCRACEIKCPVDYQIKRDQKNGGECIYCMQCVDVCPKQNIHLGSGKKLKGNEIVIILLKLVLFIGVCIFAQSL
- a CDS encoding FAD:protein FMN transferase — protein: MKLKKLICIATISVLGVLSFAGCAKKQDAKKTETSSEVSTQEASVQVFAMDTYMNLKAYGKNAQKAVDDAKSEIERLDQLWSAVDKNSEIYQLNQKKKMKVSDETLELIEFAKKKSKESNDAFDISIYPIVELWGFPTQKYRVPSDREIQKLLKNVNSQKIKINKKTNVVTLEKNMKIDLGGIAKGYTSQRIAKIYKKDGVKSGVISLGGNVQAIGTKTDGSRWKVGVQSPDDTESMIGAYEAADEAVITSGAYERYFEKDGKTYHHIIDPATGKPSEKDLKSVTIISKNGTLSDTLSTTLFVMGKDKATSYWQEHSKEFNMILVDENNKVYISQGIKDHFSSDSDFTVIKK
- a CDS encoding FMN-binding protein; translation: MKQLKQYKHFLMKLLNLVLIVGVCFAYHNIATIRAEKEAKIAAENSGLGSWKDGTYEGSGQGFGGQIVVSVTIKNGSIDDIQIKEAKNEDSAYFNNAKKIIDTMKQKQTADVDVASGATYSSKGIIAAVRNALKEAS
- a CDS encoding 5-formyltetrahydrofolate cyclo-ligase, which gives rise to MTKKEARQQVKEWMKKLDKNYIEKADQSIFEQVKELKEFQEAKTIFCYASMKNEVDTWQLIASALKQGKNVGVPLCIGKGIMEVRQIHALDDFEEGAYGIMEPSRRCPILSKEKIDMAVIPCVSADREGRRLGHGAGFYDRFLDGVTFPKILVCYKELMMDQVPTEEHDILMDQVICDE